A section of the Salvelinus alpinus chromosome 36, SLU_Salpinus.1, whole genome shotgun sequence genome encodes:
- the LOC139565469 gene encoding calmodulin-regulated spectrin-associated protein 3-like isoform X1 → MVDSNATRNTFVVPDIKPLDLYDCTRAKICASVGWLLAKSYGNAEHVPVELRELFYCDQYEQEHLKPPVTRLLLSSELYCRTYGLLQGDQGGPGAPKDNATLLQLLANRGVAPKDQDVPVSDVDLRHKPIKMSAHLAVMDALMSLGAMEMVRMSGAAAGEELLGGVGGASWENTLLHWVNGLNQRLREKTEGTQGDPSQDSTEPQPVQPSIRYRKDKTLSKQKPTFPVVTEVKDLSNGRAIAAIIHYYCPSLLRLEDVCMKESMAVADSLYNLQLIREFCDSCLKSCCPLVLEDLLYTPQELQVNMMSFLAELLGWFEVRRPEFVQPLNTTDASALLKPTSLSNNSGSPSIFKKPFLPISSPVSPGPAPSHHLGYLTQSASMSHVEGAGRTWTKKPFSRTLSSAVSFSIPFGLDSDVDVVMGGAITRSVSSDNVAPGQTVTRVPYTPPEDLSHLLSKPPGSHRGSWATQSSSVVPMLLKENGLGEGDGDGELPTIEEALQIIHNEGKIEPRLHPDGAADGFFLHSPDDPASARHNGRATHPSHPPNPIPLSCSAPSRSGMMYHPHLPMGGKTQPPREQPSFSRTRHTSEGSRDDDSVLRDGSMDSDASEDLLHLPNAQSTPAVHTRGRGGDDDALDSGVGMTSFAELKKKPSTVGESPKSGGASSSEPVTLAATAPMTSWVDQPQKSKEESPNKRPGLTTEMSELGARLEEKRKAIEAQKKRIEAIFAKHRQRLGKSAFLQLKKEQGEGEREEEGGQISTYATEEDLRGLTLEERLSRVEDEEQQEAQQQENRRPSVEQEGNVKPSSHLDNKQASLPRREKGAGAAGPGGEQVGVVGHQPAPLGDYNNAVSKLNAALSSLQSDMLRLSEQQNQLIRKKLVTPSSNKSWAILPSLKSSAPPSTRMSRASTLRDLSSASSSPSSSRRNAASPTRTSKSPQVQRRAQSVPPKSPKHQATHYYHARPQELKVPGLSRVLTPPQNVDTIPHLRRASPWQSRDQNSSTFNISSAPSPSSAPTPTPRALSLALDDNMSDAGSSEDQSIFSINLDTTTSQASERKERVGCGSSGAPSECSFESDVPAAGVFNGKSSSLIEISLSALRGDEDDLSVMDDSMSDVTEPEMKGGVGFFFKDGKVRPEDEMAQRKAALMEKQQKRAEEMKRRRLDQEEKSQKEHAIRPEWFNIEGWGDKSGGEDQPRTPGTPSSDSTTQRRDTFTRQEYERRQQLKIMEDLDKVLRQKPTTVRGVKKQRPRTMFRDDSVLSRSPTKGLMGSKLNKVYSHSTMNLSSMANDTGNSGTLAVRKSPSRSHSPSRLMSPGRMAIQNGEKDWENASTASSPASIPEYTGPKLYKEPSFKSNKFIIHNAISRCCLAGKVNEPQKNKIVEEMEKCQANHFLILFRDSSCQFRAIYTMNPEIEEMVRLTGIGPRVISPAMVESIYKYSSDRKQFTTIPSKTMSMSVDAFTIPGHLWQSKRPGTPKKLGTPK, encoded by the exons AGTGCCCACCTGGCGGTGATGGATGCCCTGATGTCGTTGGGCGCCATGGAGATGGTGAGGATGTCCGGTGCGGCGGCAGGGGAGGAGCTTCTGGGTGGAGTGGGAGGAGCCAGCTGGGAGAACACCCTGCTCCACTGGGTGAACGGG TTGAATCAGAGgctgagagagaaaacagagggtACGCAGGGTGACCCATCTCAGGACAGCAcagagccacagcctgttcagcCTTCG ATCCGCTACAGAAAGGATAAGACGCTGTCTAAACAGAAGCCTACGTTTCCGGTGGTGACTGAAGTCAAAGACCTCTCCAACGGTCGTGCCATCGCTGCTATTATACACTACTACTGCCCCAGCCTGTTGCGACTAGAGG ATGTGTGTATGAAGGAGTCCATGGCGGTGGCAGACAGCCTGTACAACCTGCAGCTGATCCGAGAGTTCTGTGACAGCTGTCTGAAGAGCTGCTGCCCCCTGGTGTTGGAGGACCTGCTCTACACCCCACAGGAGCTCCAG GTCAACATGATGAGTTTCCTAGCAGAGCTGCTGGGTTGGTTTGAGGTACGGAGGCCAGAGTTTGTTCAGCCTCTGAACACCACTG ATGCTTCTGCACTGCTCAAGCCAACCAGTTTGAGCAATAATAG CGGCTCTCCTTCCATCTTCAAGAAGCCATTCCTGCCCATCTCCTCACCAGTGTCGCCAGGGCCTGCGCCATCCCATCATTTAG gataTCTGACTCAGTCTGCCTCCATGTCTCATGTAGAGGGAGCTGGGAGAACATGGACCAAGAAGCCTTTCAG tcGTACCCTGTCCTCAGCCGTGTCATTTAGCATTCCCTTCGGCCTGGACAGCGACGTGGACGTCGTGATGGGCGGAGCCATCACCCGCTCGGTCAGCTCTGACAACGTGGCCCCCGGCCAGACTGTGACCCGCGTGCCCTACACCCCCCCAGAGGACCTTAGCCACCTGCTCAGCAAGCCCCCTGGCTCCCACAGAGGCTCCTGGGCCacccagagctcctctgtggtgcCCATGCTGCTGAAGGAGAACGGCCTGGGAgagggggacggggacggggagctGCCCACCATCGAGGAGGCCCTGCAGATCATTCACAACGAGGGCAAGATAGAGCCCCGGCTGCACCCCGACGGGGCGGCCGACGGATTCTTCCTGCACTCGCCCGATGACCCGGCCAGCGCCAGACACAACGGCCGCGCCACTCACCCCTCCCACCCGCCTAACCCCATACCCCTCAGCTGCTCCGCCCCATCCCGCTCTGGGATGATGTACCACCCCCACCTCCCCATGGGGGGCAAGACGCAGCCACCCAGGGAGCAGCCCTCCTTCTCCCGTACCCGACACACCTCGGAGGGCTCGCGGGACGACGACTCGGTGCTGAGGGACGGGAGCATGGACTCTGATGCCTCTGAGGACCTCCTTCACCTTCCTAATGCCCAGTCCACGCCTGCTGTCCACACCAGAGGCCGTGGAGGGGACGACGACGCGCTGGACAGTGGCGTGGGGATGACCAGCTTTGCTGAGCTCAAGAAGAAACCGTCGACAGTGGGCGAATCACCTAAAAGTGGCGGCGCCAGCAGCAGCGAACCCGTCACTTTGGCAGCAACGGCTCCGATGACCAGCTGGGTAGACCAGCCCCAGAAGTCGAAAGAGGAGAGCCCCAATAAGCGCCCTGGACTGACCACCGAGATGTCCGAGCTGGGAGCCCggctggaggagaagaggaaggccATCGAGGCCCAGAAGAAACGTATTGAGGCCATCTTTGCCAAGCACCGCCAGAGACTGGGCAAGAGCGCCTTCCTGCAGTTGAAGAaggagcagggagagggggagagagaggaggagggcggcCAAATCAGCACCTACGCCACAGAGGAGGACCTCAGGGGGCTGACGCTAGAGGAAAGGTTGTCTCGCGTGGAGGACGAGGAGCAGCAGGAGGCGCAGCAGCAAGAGAACCGGCGCCCCTCAGTGGAGCAGGAGGGGAACGTCAAACCTTCATCACACCTGGACAACAAGCAAGCCTCCTTACCCAGAAGGGAGAAGGGTGCAGGGGCGGCAGGGCCAGGAGGAGAACAGGTTGGGGTGGTAGGGCATCAGCCAGCGCCCTTGGGGGATTACAACAACGCCGTATCAAAGCTGAACGCGGCACTAAGCTCCCTGCAGAGCGACATGCTGCGCCTCTCCGAACAACAGAACCAACTCATCAGGAAGAAGCTCGTCACTCCCTCCAGCAACAAGTCCTGGGCGATCTTGCCCAGTCTCAAATCCTCGGCCCCTCCCTCGACCCGCATGTCCCGCGCGTCCACCCTCCGTGACCtttcctctgcctcctcttccccctcGTCATCCCGCCGCAATGCCGCCAGTCCCACCAGAACATCCAAGTCGCCCCAGGTCCAGCGCCGGGCCCAGTCGGTGCCTCCCAAGAGCCCCAAGCACCAGGCCACCCACTACTACCACGCCCGCCCCCAGGAACTCAAAGTGCCGGGCCTGTCGCGCGTGCTCACCCCCCCTCAGAATGTGGACACTATCCCCCACCTGCGCCGCGCCTCCCCCTGGCAGTCCCGGGACCAGAACTCTTCCACCTTCAACATCAGCTCTGCCCCCAGCCCTTCCTCCGCCCCAACCCCCACCCCCCGGGCCCTGTCGCTGGCCCTGGATGACAACATGTCGGATGCCGGCTCAAGCGAGGACCAGAGCATCTTCAGCATCAACCTGGATACCACCACATCTCAGGCCTCGGAGAGAAAGGAGCGTGTGGGTTGTGGGAGCTCTGGGGCGCCCTCAGAGTGCTCGTTTGAGAGTGATGTTCCGGCGGCGGGGGTGTTTAATGGCAAGAGCAGCAGCCTGATCGAGATTTCTCTATCGGCCTTGCGCGGGGACGAGGATGACCTGAGTGTCATGGACGACTCCATGAGTGATGTGACCGAACCCGAGATGAAGGGAGGGGTCGGCTTCTTCTTTAAG GATGGCAAGGTGCGGCCGGAGGACGAAATGGCCCAGAGGAAAGCAGCCCTGATGGAGAAACAGCAGAAGAGGGCGGAGGAGATGAAGAGACGCAGACTGGATCAGGAGGAGAAGAGCCAGAAAGAGCATGCGAT CCGACCGGAGTGGTTTAACATCGAGGGCTGGGGAGACAAGAGTGGAGGTGAGGACCAGCCCCGGACCCCCGGTACCCCCTCTTCGGATAGCACGACCCAGCGGAGAGACACCTTCACCAGGCAGGAGTACGAGCGGAGGCAGCAGCTGAAGATCATGGAGGATCTGGACAAGGTGTTGCGGCAGAAGCCCACCACGGTGCGTGGCGTGAAGAAGCAGAGACCCAGGACCATGTTCCGGGATGACTCTGTGCTTTCCCGCAGCCCCACCAAGGGATTAATGG gCTCCAAACTCAACAAGGTCTATTCCCACTCTACCATGAACCTGTCCTCAATGGCTAACGACACTGGCAACAGCGGGACACTGGCCGTCAGGAAATCTCCCAG CCGATCTCACTCCCCCTCAAGGCTGATGTCACCAGGACGAATGGCCATTCAGAACGGAGAGAAGGACTGGGAGAACGCCTCCACGGCCTCGTCTCCCGCCTCCATTCCAGAATACACCG GGCCCAAGCTGTACAAGGAGCCCAGCTTCAAGTCCAACAAGTTCATCATCCACAACGCCATCTCCCGCTGCTGCCTTGCCGGCAAGGTTAACGAACCGCAGAAAAACAAGATTGTAGAG GAGATGGAGAAGTGCCAGGCCAACCACTTTCTCATCCTCTTCCGTGACTCCAGCTGTCAGTTCCGGGCCATCTACACCATGAACCCAGAGATCGAGGAGATGGTGCGCCTAACGGGCATCGGGCCTCGTGTCATCAGCCCTGCCATGGTGGAGTCCATATACAAGTATAGTTCGGACCGCAAACAGTTCACCACCATCCCATCCAAGACCATGTCCATGAGCGTCGATGCCTTCACCATCCCCGGGCACCTGTGGCAGAGCAAGCGCCCGGGGACCCCCAAGAAGCTGGGGACCCCCAAATAA
- the LOC139565469 gene encoding calmodulin-regulated spectrin-associated protein 3-like isoform X2 encodes MDALMSLGAMEMVRMSGAAAGEELLGGVGGASWENTLLHWVNGLNQRLREKTEGTQGDPSQDSTEPQPVQPSIRYRKDKTLSKQKPTFPVVTEVKDLSNGRAIAAIIHYYCPSLLRLEDVCMKESMAVADSLYNLQLIREFCDSCLKSCCPLVLEDLLYTPQELQVNMMSFLAELLGWFEVRRPEFVQPLNTTDASALLKPTSLSNNSGSPSIFKKPFLPISSPVSPGPAPSHHLGYLTQSASMSHVEGAGRTWTKKPFSRTLSSAVSFSIPFGLDSDVDVVMGGAITRSVSSDNVAPGQTVTRVPYTPPEDLSHLLSKPPGSHRGSWATQSSSVVPMLLKENGLGEGDGDGELPTIEEALQIIHNEGKIEPRLHPDGAADGFFLHSPDDPASARHNGRATHPSHPPNPIPLSCSAPSRSGMMYHPHLPMGGKTQPPREQPSFSRTRHTSEGSRDDDSVLRDGSMDSDASEDLLHLPNAQSTPAVHTRGRGGDDDALDSGVGMTSFAELKKKPSTVGESPKSGGASSSEPVTLAATAPMTSWVDQPQKSKEESPNKRPGLTTEMSELGARLEEKRKAIEAQKKRIEAIFAKHRQRLGKSAFLQLKKEQGEGEREEEGGQISTYATEEDLRGLTLEERLSRVEDEEQQEAQQQENRRPSVEQEGNVKPSSHLDNKQASLPRREKGAGAAGPGGEQVGVVGHQPAPLGDYNNAVSKLNAALSSLQSDMLRLSEQQNQLIRKKLVTPSSNKSWAILPSLKSSAPPSTRMSRASTLRDLSSASSSPSSSRRNAASPTRTSKSPQVQRRAQSVPPKSPKHQATHYYHARPQELKVPGLSRVLTPPQNVDTIPHLRRASPWQSRDQNSSTFNISSAPSPSSAPTPTPRALSLALDDNMSDAGSSEDQSIFSINLDTTTSQASERKERVGCGSSGAPSECSFESDVPAAGVFNGKSSSLIEISLSALRGDEDDLSVMDDSMSDVTEPEMKGGVGFFFKDGKVRPEDEMAQRKAALMEKQQKRAEEMKRRRLDQEEKSQKEHAIRPEWFNIEGWGDKSGGEDQPRTPGTPSSDSTTQRRDTFTRQEYERRQQLKIMEDLDKVLRQKPTTVRGVKKQRPRTMFRDDSVLSRSPTKGLMGSKLNKVYSHSTMNLSSMANDTGNSGTLAVRKSPSRSHSPSRLMSPGRMAIQNGEKDWENASTASSPASIPEYTGPKLYKEPSFKSNKFIIHNAISRCCLAGKVNEPQKNKIVEEMEKCQANHFLILFRDSSCQFRAIYTMNPEIEEMVRLTGIGPRVISPAMVESIYKYSSDRKQFTTIPSKTMSMSVDAFTIPGHLWQSKRPGTPKKLGTPK; translated from the exons ATGGATGCCCTGATGTCGTTGGGCGCCATGGAGATGGTGAGGATGTCCGGTGCGGCGGCAGGGGAGGAGCTTCTGGGTGGAGTGGGAGGAGCCAGCTGGGAGAACACCCTGCTCCACTGGGTGAACGGG TTGAATCAGAGgctgagagagaaaacagagggtACGCAGGGTGACCCATCTCAGGACAGCAcagagccacagcctgttcagcCTTCG ATCCGCTACAGAAAGGATAAGACGCTGTCTAAACAGAAGCCTACGTTTCCGGTGGTGACTGAAGTCAAAGACCTCTCCAACGGTCGTGCCATCGCTGCTATTATACACTACTACTGCCCCAGCCTGTTGCGACTAGAGG ATGTGTGTATGAAGGAGTCCATGGCGGTGGCAGACAGCCTGTACAACCTGCAGCTGATCCGAGAGTTCTGTGACAGCTGTCTGAAGAGCTGCTGCCCCCTGGTGTTGGAGGACCTGCTCTACACCCCACAGGAGCTCCAG GTCAACATGATGAGTTTCCTAGCAGAGCTGCTGGGTTGGTTTGAGGTACGGAGGCCAGAGTTTGTTCAGCCTCTGAACACCACTG ATGCTTCTGCACTGCTCAAGCCAACCAGTTTGAGCAATAATAG CGGCTCTCCTTCCATCTTCAAGAAGCCATTCCTGCCCATCTCCTCACCAGTGTCGCCAGGGCCTGCGCCATCCCATCATTTAG gataTCTGACTCAGTCTGCCTCCATGTCTCATGTAGAGGGAGCTGGGAGAACATGGACCAAGAAGCCTTTCAG tcGTACCCTGTCCTCAGCCGTGTCATTTAGCATTCCCTTCGGCCTGGACAGCGACGTGGACGTCGTGATGGGCGGAGCCATCACCCGCTCGGTCAGCTCTGACAACGTGGCCCCCGGCCAGACTGTGACCCGCGTGCCCTACACCCCCCCAGAGGACCTTAGCCACCTGCTCAGCAAGCCCCCTGGCTCCCACAGAGGCTCCTGGGCCacccagagctcctctgtggtgcCCATGCTGCTGAAGGAGAACGGCCTGGGAgagggggacggggacggggagctGCCCACCATCGAGGAGGCCCTGCAGATCATTCACAACGAGGGCAAGATAGAGCCCCGGCTGCACCCCGACGGGGCGGCCGACGGATTCTTCCTGCACTCGCCCGATGACCCGGCCAGCGCCAGACACAACGGCCGCGCCACTCACCCCTCCCACCCGCCTAACCCCATACCCCTCAGCTGCTCCGCCCCATCCCGCTCTGGGATGATGTACCACCCCCACCTCCCCATGGGGGGCAAGACGCAGCCACCCAGGGAGCAGCCCTCCTTCTCCCGTACCCGACACACCTCGGAGGGCTCGCGGGACGACGACTCGGTGCTGAGGGACGGGAGCATGGACTCTGATGCCTCTGAGGACCTCCTTCACCTTCCTAATGCCCAGTCCACGCCTGCTGTCCACACCAGAGGCCGTGGAGGGGACGACGACGCGCTGGACAGTGGCGTGGGGATGACCAGCTTTGCTGAGCTCAAGAAGAAACCGTCGACAGTGGGCGAATCACCTAAAAGTGGCGGCGCCAGCAGCAGCGAACCCGTCACTTTGGCAGCAACGGCTCCGATGACCAGCTGGGTAGACCAGCCCCAGAAGTCGAAAGAGGAGAGCCCCAATAAGCGCCCTGGACTGACCACCGAGATGTCCGAGCTGGGAGCCCggctggaggagaagaggaaggccATCGAGGCCCAGAAGAAACGTATTGAGGCCATCTTTGCCAAGCACCGCCAGAGACTGGGCAAGAGCGCCTTCCTGCAGTTGAAGAaggagcagggagagggggagagagaggaggagggcggcCAAATCAGCACCTACGCCACAGAGGAGGACCTCAGGGGGCTGACGCTAGAGGAAAGGTTGTCTCGCGTGGAGGACGAGGAGCAGCAGGAGGCGCAGCAGCAAGAGAACCGGCGCCCCTCAGTGGAGCAGGAGGGGAACGTCAAACCTTCATCACACCTGGACAACAAGCAAGCCTCCTTACCCAGAAGGGAGAAGGGTGCAGGGGCGGCAGGGCCAGGAGGAGAACAGGTTGGGGTGGTAGGGCATCAGCCAGCGCCCTTGGGGGATTACAACAACGCCGTATCAAAGCTGAACGCGGCACTAAGCTCCCTGCAGAGCGACATGCTGCGCCTCTCCGAACAACAGAACCAACTCATCAGGAAGAAGCTCGTCACTCCCTCCAGCAACAAGTCCTGGGCGATCTTGCCCAGTCTCAAATCCTCGGCCCCTCCCTCGACCCGCATGTCCCGCGCGTCCACCCTCCGTGACCtttcctctgcctcctcttccccctcGTCATCCCGCCGCAATGCCGCCAGTCCCACCAGAACATCCAAGTCGCCCCAGGTCCAGCGCCGGGCCCAGTCGGTGCCTCCCAAGAGCCCCAAGCACCAGGCCACCCACTACTACCACGCCCGCCCCCAGGAACTCAAAGTGCCGGGCCTGTCGCGCGTGCTCACCCCCCCTCAGAATGTGGACACTATCCCCCACCTGCGCCGCGCCTCCCCCTGGCAGTCCCGGGACCAGAACTCTTCCACCTTCAACATCAGCTCTGCCCCCAGCCCTTCCTCCGCCCCAACCCCCACCCCCCGGGCCCTGTCGCTGGCCCTGGATGACAACATGTCGGATGCCGGCTCAAGCGAGGACCAGAGCATCTTCAGCATCAACCTGGATACCACCACATCTCAGGCCTCGGAGAGAAAGGAGCGTGTGGGTTGTGGGAGCTCTGGGGCGCCCTCAGAGTGCTCGTTTGAGAGTGATGTTCCGGCGGCGGGGGTGTTTAATGGCAAGAGCAGCAGCCTGATCGAGATTTCTCTATCGGCCTTGCGCGGGGACGAGGATGACCTGAGTGTCATGGACGACTCCATGAGTGATGTGACCGAACCCGAGATGAAGGGAGGGGTCGGCTTCTTCTTTAAG GATGGCAAGGTGCGGCCGGAGGACGAAATGGCCCAGAGGAAAGCAGCCCTGATGGAGAAACAGCAGAAGAGGGCGGAGGAGATGAAGAGACGCAGACTGGATCAGGAGGAGAAGAGCCAGAAAGAGCATGCGAT CCGACCGGAGTGGTTTAACATCGAGGGCTGGGGAGACAAGAGTGGAGGTGAGGACCAGCCCCGGACCCCCGGTACCCCCTCTTCGGATAGCACGACCCAGCGGAGAGACACCTTCACCAGGCAGGAGTACGAGCGGAGGCAGCAGCTGAAGATCATGGAGGATCTGGACAAGGTGTTGCGGCAGAAGCCCACCACGGTGCGTGGCGTGAAGAAGCAGAGACCCAGGACCATGTTCCGGGATGACTCTGTGCTTTCCCGCAGCCCCACCAAGGGATTAATGG gCTCCAAACTCAACAAGGTCTATTCCCACTCTACCATGAACCTGTCCTCAATGGCTAACGACACTGGCAACAGCGGGACACTGGCCGTCAGGAAATCTCCCAG CCGATCTCACTCCCCCTCAAGGCTGATGTCACCAGGACGAATGGCCATTCAGAACGGAGAGAAGGACTGGGAGAACGCCTCCACGGCCTCGTCTCCCGCCTCCATTCCAGAATACACCG GGCCCAAGCTGTACAAGGAGCCCAGCTTCAAGTCCAACAAGTTCATCATCCACAACGCCATCTCCCGCTGCTGCCTTGCCGGCAAGGTTAACGAACCGCAGAAAAACAAGATTGTAGAG GAGATGGAGAAGTGCCAGGCCAACCACTTTCTCATCCTCTTCCGTGACTCCAGCTGTCAGTTCCGGGCCATCTACACCATGAACCCAGAGATCGAGGAGATGGTGCGCCTAACGGGCATCGGGCCTCGTGTCATCAGCCCTGCCATGGTGGAGTCCATATACAAGTATAGTTCGGACCGCAAACAGTTCACCACCATCCCATCCAAGACCATGTCCATGAGCGTCGATGCCTTCACCATCCCCGGGCACCTGTGGCAGAGCAAGCGCCCGGGGACCCCCAAGAAGCTGGGGACCCCCAAATAA